Proteins from a single region of Pseudarthrobacter sp. NIBRBAC000502772:
- a CDS encoding PaaX family transcriptional regulator C-terminal domain-containing protein has protein sequence MSTLTTAPTAPLSLLSGVHETSARAALLVALGEFVWPTGRPVWSSTLVSFLADLDYEPNAARKAIQRTVKSGHVEPVKVGRRARLEFTRAGFQSMAAGAERIYGWESRDMTWDGRWLSLLVTVPESKRQLRHHLQSGLIWAGLGSPAPGHWLSPHVDRADAVEQVIDRLGLAGQAHSFIGTHGSIGDENDLVRDAWNLDALRAQYEAFIERFAKMSPRTDRDCMVARVELVQAWRRFPYLDPDLPRQFLPRDWPGYTATKVLRERRNAWEVRSNRYWNQLENEGENSV, from the coding sequence ATGTCGACACTAACCACCGCACCCACCGCCCCACTGAGCCTTCTGAGCGGCGTGCACGAGACGAGTGCCCGCGCAGCCCTGCTGGTTGCGCTCGGCGAATTTGTGTGGCCAACAGGCCGCCCGGTCTGGTCCTCGACCCTGGTCAGTTTCCTCGCCGATCTTGACTACGAGCCCAACGCTGCCCGCAAAGCGATCCAACGCACCGTTAAGTCGGGCCATGTGGAGCCGGTAAAGGTAGGCCGCCGGGCGCGTTTGGAGTTCACGCGGGCAGGCTTTCAAAGCATGGCAGCGGGTGCCGAACGCATCTATGGCTGGGAGTCGCGGGACATGACCTGGGACGGCCGCTGGCTCTCGCTGCTCGTTACCGTTCCCGAGTCAAAGCGGCAACTGCGGCACCATCTTCAGTCAGGGCTGATCTGGGCCGGACTCGGCTCGCCAGCCCCCGGCCATTGGCTCTCGCCCCACGTCGACCGCGCCGACGCCGTCGAACAAGTCATAGACCGTTTGGGCCTCGCGGGGCAGGCGCACTCTTTCATCGGCACCCACGGCTCCATTGGCGACGAGAATGACCTGGTGCGTGATGCGTGGAACCTGGACGCGTTGCGGGCGCAGTATGAGGCCTTCATAGAGCGTTTCGCGAAGATGAGCCCTCGTACGGACCGGGACTGCATGGTGGCCAGGGTAGAGCTGGTGCAGGCTTGGCGTCGCTTCCCGTATCTGGACCCCGATCTTCCCCGGCAGTTCCTGCCTAGGGACTGGCCCGGTTACACCGCCACCAAGGTTCTCCGCGAGCGGCGCAATGCGTGGGAAGTCCGGTCAAACCGGTACTGGAACCAACTCGAAAACGAAGGCGAGAACTCCGTCTGA
- a CDS encoding FAD-dependent oxidoreductase, protein MTHVITQSCCNDTACTVVCPVDAIHPTPAEMRAGSTEMLYIDPKTCIDCGMCVIECPVGAIFTDDALPAKLADYARSNAEFFESWPSLGTVPPRTLDVPVLTADSAVRVAVVGSGPSGSYAAIELLDRGGASMSVDVYDRLPTPGGLARAGVAPDHLSTKGVADAFAERARDKRIRYFFNIEIGKHISAEELSERYDAVIYAVGASSSRALGIEGEDLPGSHAATEFVGWYNGHPDYAHYEFDLSARRAVVVGNGNVALDVARVLTASAEHLHRSDIAPHALKALTESNIEEVVVLGRRGAIHAACTSPELQALGYMDGLRVHVDHRDLELTAAERASLATSLPALSKHRIFTAFAEREWPEAKRTIAFRFLESPSRILGTDRVEGLEIMRNRLVEDAGRSRVEPTGEIGLIESGLILRSVGYRGIPMAGLPFDETKGTFPNQDGRVLDPSAGAQFPGIYTAGWMKRGPSGVIGTNKECSRETVTALLEDKRSGALAPARGTLADIETLLRRRQPELFGWDGWRRIDEYELLSGRAMDRPRVKVVDRAALIAIALGPEPVEAVQEDLQ, encoded by the coding sequence ATGACTCACGTGATCACTCAATCGTGCTGCAACGATACGGCCTGCACAGTCGTCTGCCCGGTCGATGCCATCCATCCAACACCAGCCGAGATGCGCGCCGGCTCAACCGAGATGCTCTACATCGACCCGAAAACGTGCATCGATTGTGGGATGTGCGTCATTGAATGCCCTGTTGGTGCGATCTTCACCGACGACGCGCTGCCTGCGAAACTCGCCGACTACGCACGTTCCAATGCCGAGTTCTTCGAGTCGTGGCCGAGTCTCGGCACGGTGCCGCCACGAACTCTGGACGTGCCCGTCCTCACTGCTGACTCGGCCGTCCGTGTGGCGGTGGTCGGTTCAGGTCCCTCAGGTAGTTATGCGGCCATCGAACTGCTCGACCGTGGGGGAGCGTCCATGAGCGTGGATGTGTATGACAGGCTCCCCACTCCCGGCGGCCTGGCCCGGGCCGGCGTCGCGCCCGACCACCTGAGCACGAAGGGCGTGGCCGACGCGTTTGCTGAACGCGCGAGGGACAAACGGATCCGCTACTTCTTCAACATCGAGATCGGCAAACATATCTCAGCCGAGGAATTGTCTGAACGATATGACGCCGTCATTTATGCCGTCGGCGCGTCCAGCTCCCGCGCCCTTGGCATCGAGGGGGAAGACCTGCCCGGCAGCCATGCCGCAACGGAGTTTGTGGGCTGGTACAACGGACATCCGGACTACGCGCACTACGAGTTCGACCTGAGCGCCCGGCGCGCCGTCGTGGTTGGCAACGGCAACGTCGCTCTTGACGTCGCCCGGGTCTTGACGGCATCAGCCGAACACCTGCACCGCTCAGACATCGCTCCACACGCGCTCAAGGCACTGACCGAGAGCAATATCGAAGAGGTCGTCGTTCTTGGCCGCCGCGGTGCGATCCATGCGGCGTGTACATCACCGGAACTGCAAGCACTGGGGTACATGGATGGCCTTCGGGTGCACGTGGACCACCGCGACCTTGAGCTGACAGCGGCCGAGCGGGCCAGCTTGGCAACGTCCCTGCCCGCGCTCAGCAAGCACCGTATCTTCACGGCTTTCGCCGAGCGGGAATGGCCTGAAGCGAAACGCACCATCGCCTTCCGCTTTCTTGAGTCGCCCAGTCGCATTCTGGGAACCGACCGCGTCGAAGGACTCGAAATCATGCGAAACCGTCTGGTGGAGGATGCCGGCCGTAGCCGGGTCGAGCCAACGGGCGAAATCGGCCTGATCGAGTCCGGCCTCATTTTGCGCTCGGTGGGCTATCGCGGCATACCCATGGCCGGCCTGCCATTCGACGAAACTAAGGGCACGTTCCCGAATCAGGACGGCCGGGTGCTCGATCCTTCCGCTGGCGCTCAATTCCCCGGAATTTACACTGCTGGCTGGATGAAGCGGGGACCCTCGGGTGTCATCGGCACAAACAAGGAATGCTCGCGCGAGACTGTCACGGCGCTGCTCGAAGATAAGCGCTCAGGCGCGCTGGCACCGGCCCGAGGCACCCTCGCCGACATTGAGACTCTTCTGCGAAGGCGTCAACCCGAATTGTTCGGGTGGGACGGATGGCGGCGAATCGATGAGTATGAGCTGCTTAGCGGGCGCGCCATGGACAGGCCACGCGTCAAGGTCGTAGATCGTGCCGCGCTGATTGCAATCGCACTTGGACCCGAGCCCGTCGAAGCCGTGCAGGAGGACCTGCAATGA